One window from the genome of Anopheles coluzzii chromosome X, AcolN3, whole genome shotgun sequence encodes:
- the LOC120961100 gene encoding serine-rich adhesin for platelets isoform X3, which yields MKKKANIFELPPKCPALANKITGIFGWRHTYQVHQRQKGIPHGNQYLYKSYSLNLPRKVGGSCETLDSGGSSGTLEAGGSGGARSASSSTRGLTSAYRQQPASSSSNSCCTTLEPGTAAPCCAKNPDSWVVVHHLQSQSGILDPEDHISDVADDREEIIASYEDAAVGLDPGVQQGGGDGASGSSVGTGSPDIFQTPGGGGKVPPLGGGVVVGVGGPAPLADGSGGPVVVVGAGGSGAPGSGGSAADSVVVTVGGGSESGPGGGASCIEVFANEPAPLGLGLQVRRGSEPSLHQIGVTEQRSPLYNVNPNGNHQSTSKRWSAAPVCRSDSDPPPDRLLSPQQNGGGGGPPYHYHHNHHHHHNPHHHHLLGEEWNVPEEDSGQQQQQHQQQQQQQQHDSLLPQAFNRSGRLSMQFLGAEASTGYRWMDAAEKAAAAAAAATATTPSSSASSSAAHNQSSPAYGYQTYQNYVQQQQQQQQQMQHHSFHAGSESVMGRGGNSSFSSKSLPRESTRKEPLGQAKTSVYDSIREKDSEMLLVVNETGGPLGLTAIPDMERGGLLVQSVEPGSRAERGRVRRGDRILEINNIKLVGLSESSVQEHLKKSLASTELRLRVVRGGSSGGGGSVGGGSSGRAAGGGGRLLKSGSGPRYPRDNRVGQMMIEAEEKPTSAAKVATVSPTRKIPGAPSTGTSLQVANTRKLGKRIEITLTKGDHGLGFSVTTRDNPAGGHCPIYIKNILPKGAAVEDGRLKPGDRLLEVEGIPMTGKSQTEVVSILRGTPHGATLKIVVSRQQELAADVKEREIGFSVESEPKNSPPKPPPPVMPKSSLKQSNSSNSLAYGDGTDGSRTGVGNCRSLPKLAGGPGAAAAGSPKTPSVQKKPLASILKSASTTHVAELLHESGGSGRGGGNVSNGSVASNASSGGGGGSESLAGAAWKNREILTLHIPVHDTEKAGLGVSVKGKTGSGNGSSSSSSGTSRTDGDLGIFVKSVLHGGAASRDGRLKMNDQLLSVNGVSLLGQSNAEAMDTLRRAMLQSGGSYPGKIILKIARRIGRPVSTGELLETMEQRTAAAAAAAGSSGEDQQPVGGGSSGTTVIYLSSDKQSQQSATSTGQHQAGGQQQQQQQSSKRYSNPVLDRLTGGSSANSTGTLHHTGSLPLSGGSGGGSSDTLTGGHYIRNSSTNSSTSTMSSQQQQQHHHSSNNNQRQSGQRSYGAPPMGQPSSAAATTTPHGLRNESYYMATKDHWSTTSSATSLNGSNVVLIEEDPEPTSPTFHITRSLEGTAGGPSGGVLGNGNTSTPNGADATYASQLSLETNPPPSDAFSRDAIGRRSMSEKHHAAMDARETGTYQRNKKLREKRDRDSKLLMSGSGTSGAGGSLESIDLHHMARMNSLKQQQHHHHQQHHGEGKTTTAALAAHLLRAEAQDQLGDLGPSLGMKKSSSLESLQTMVQEIQMADEPRGPNALRTPRGRGREEILRAVVEQPAETQAKKHWLLEDGPAGGGAPGEFPDGGFVSRNSPFQSSLNDGKGGAKLRAKKSGGLLRGIGHMFRFGKHRKDVIVPTGTITSTAPGEPAIDYTGPSTLLPPAPPPASGGMADSGGGGQKSSSGGGGNSNTISKRAAAALNSSGGNSSSATSAAAAAASRYVVYDPSSVERSASSGVVYGHSQPPHYQPPPPPPPASGGPPGTSIHHTDVFNHRYSHYVNYEELQQQISRRHHLYHSQRSARNTPPMMDMGLSASIAQQQQQQQQQQQQQQQQKHLHSSSTLSSQQGKYKSSRPVSSYHDGGGYETISTTGPPSSSSSSVHHRKEPSTSSSGGGGAGPTNEDSGTNGGEWHSHPGATGAGGSIRNMRGPFVTQVKIQNQLSYQ from the exons ATGAAGAAGAAAGCGAACATCTTCGAGCTGCCGCCGAAGTGTCCGGCGCTGGCGAACAAGATTACCGGCATCTTCGGCTGGCGTCACACGTACCAGGTGCACCAGCGCCAGAAGGGCATCCCGCACGGCAACCAGTACCTGTACAAGAGCTACTCGCTCAACCTGCCCCGGAAGGTGGGCGGCAGCTGCGAGACGCTCGACAGCGGTGGATCCTCCGGCACGCTGGAAGcgggcggcagcggcggcgccCGATCAGCATCATCGTCCACCCGGGGGCTGACGAGCGCCTACCGGCAGCAGCCGgcaagcagcagtagcaacagctGCTGCACCACCCTGGAACCGGGCACAGCAGCACCGTGTTGCGCAAAA AATCCAGACTCCTGGGTCGTGGTGCACCATCTTCAGTCACAGTCGGGCATTCTCGATCCGGAAGATCACATCAGCGACGTTGCGGACGATCGGGAGGAAATCATCGCCAGCTATGAGGATGCAGCGGTCGGGCTGGATCCGGGCGTACAGCAGGGCGGCGGAGATGGGGCGAGCGGAAGTTCGGTCGGTACCGGTAGCCCGGACATCTTCCAGACACCGGGCGGCGGTGGCAAGGTGCCCCCGCTCGGTGGCGGCGTTGTCGTAGGCGTCGGTGGCCCTGCACCGCTGGCCGACGGTTCCGGCGGGCCCGTTGTTGTCGTCGGAGCGGGTGGCAGTGGGGCACCGGGCAGTGGCGGCAGTGCGGCCGACAGTGTCGTGGTGACGGTGGGTGGCGGCTCCGAGTCCGGCCCGGGCGGTGGAGCGTCCTGTATCGAGGTGTTTGCGAACGAGCCGGCACCGCTCGGGCTCGGGCTGCAGGTGCGGCGGGGCAGCGAACCGTCCCTGCACCAGATCGGCGTGACCGAGCAGCGCAGCCCGCTGTACAATGTGAACCCGAACGGCAACCACCAGAGCACGAGCAAGCGCTGGTCGGCGGCACCGGTTTGCCGCAGTGACAGTGATCCACCGCCGGATCGACTGCTGTCGCCCCAGCAGAACGGGGGTGGAGGCGGACCACCGTACCATTACCATcacaaccatcaccaccaccacaacccgCACCATCACCATTTGCTCGGCGAGGAGTGGAACGTGCCGGAGGAGGACAgtggacagcagcagcagcagcaccagcaacagcagcagcagcaacagcacgacAGTCTGCTGCCCCAGGCGTTCAATCGGTCCGGCCGGCTGTCGATGCAGTTTCTCGGCGCGGAAGCGTCGACCGGCTACCGGTGGATGGATGCGGCAGAGaaggcagcagcggcggcagcagcagcaacagcaacaacgccGTCCTCGTCAGCATCGTCGTCGGCCGCCCACAATCAATCGTCCCCGGCGTACGGATACCAGACGTACCAGAACtatgtgcagcagcagcaacagcagcagcaacagatgcAGCATCATTCGTTTCACGCCGGCAGCGAGTCGGTCATGGGCAGAGGGGGCAACAGCAGCTTCAGCTCAAAATCGCTGCCGAGGGAGTCGACGCGCAAGGAACCGCTCGGGCAGGCGAAAACATCCGTGTACGATTCGATACGGGAGAAGGATAG TGAAATGCTACTCGTAGTGAACGAAACGGGCGGCCCGCTAGGGCTCACGGCCATCCCGGACATGGAGCGGGGTGGGCTGCTGGTGCAGAGCGTGGAACCGGGCAGCCGGGCCGAACGGGGCCGGGTGCGGCGGGGCGACCGGATCCTGGAGATCAACAACATCAAGCTCGTCGGACTCTCGGAAAGTTCCGTGCAGGAACATCTTAAGAAGAGCCTCGCATCGACGGAGCTACGATTGCGGGTGGTAcggggcggcagcagcggcggtggTGGAAGCGTCGGTGGGGGCAGCAGTGGACGTGCGGCCGGTGGCGGCGGTCGGCTGTTGAAAAGTGGCAGCGGTCCGCGCTACCCGCGGGACAACCGTGTCGGCCAGATGATGATCGAGGCGGAGGAGAAGCCGACGTCGGCGGCGAAGGTGGCGACGGTTTCGCCGACCCGCAAAATCCCGGGCGCACCCTCGACCGGCACCAGCCTGCAGGTCGCGAACACGCGCAAGCTCGGCAAGCGCATCGAGATCACGCTGACCAAGGGCGACCATGGGCTCGGGTTTTCCGTGACCACGCGCGACAATCCGGCCGGCGGCCACTGCCCGATCTACATCAAGAACATACTGCCGAAGGGGGCCGCGGTAGAGGACGGACGGCTGAAGCCGGGCGACCGGCTGCTCGAGGTGGAGGGTATCCCGATGACGGGCAAATCGCAGACCGAGGTCGTCTCGATACTGCGCGGCACCCCGCACGGTGCCACGCTCAAGATCGTGGTGTCCCGGCAGCAGGAGCTGGCGGCCGATGTGAAGGAGCGTGAAATA GGTTTTAGTGTAGAAAGTGAACCAAAGAATTCGCCACCGAAACCGCCACCGCCGGTGATGCCGAAATCGTCCCTGAAGCAgtcgaacagcagcaacagcctgGCGTACGGGGACGGTACGGACGGGAGCCGGACCGGCGTAGGCAACTGCCGCTCCCTGCCAAAGCTAGCGGGCGGACCGGGAGCGGCGGCCGCCGGGTCGCCGAAAACGCCCTCCGTCCAGAAGAAACCGCTCGCCTCGATACTGAAGTCGGCCTCGACGACCCACGTGGCGGAGCTGCTGCACGAGAGCGGTGGAAGTGGTCGCGGCGGTGGCAATGTCAGCAACGGAAGTGTCGCATCCAACGCTAgcagtggtggcggcggcggcagcgaaTCGTTGGCCGGCGCTGCGTGGAAGAATCGCGAAATCCTGACGCTCCACATACCGGTGCACGACACGGAGAAGGCCGGGCTGGGCGTGAGCGTGAAGGGCAAGACGGGCTCGGGCaatggtagcagcagcagcagcagcggcaccagCCGAACCGACGGTGATCTCGGCATCTTCGTGAAGAGCGTGCTGCACGGTGGGGCGGCGAGCCGCGACGGACGGCTCAAGATGAACGATCAGCTACTGAGCGTGAACGGCGTGTCGCTGCTGGGGCAGTCGAATGCCGAAGCGATGGATACGTTGCGTCGTGCGATGCTGCAGTCGG GTGGCAGCTATCCGGGTAAGATAATACTCAAGATAGCGCGACGCATTGGGCGTCCGGTGAGTACCGGCGAGCTGCTCGAAACGATGGAGCAGCgtacggcggcggcggctgctgctgctggtagcaGTGGGGAAGATCAGCAGCCGGTCGGCGGTGGCAGCTCGGGCACAACCGTGATCTACCTTAGCTCGGACAAGCAGTCGCAACAAAGCGCGACCTCGACGGGACAGCACCAAGCGGGagggcaacagcagcagcagcagcagagcagcaaGCGGTACAGCAATCCCGTACTCGATCGGCTAACCGGCGGCAGCTCGGCCAACAGCACTGGAACGCTGCACCATACCGGCTCGCTGCCGCTCAGCggcggtagtggtggtggaagcAGTGACACGCTAACCGGTGGCCATTACATCAGAAACAGCAGcacgaacagcagcaccagcacgatGAGcagccagcaacagcagcagcaccatcattcGTCGAACAACAACCAAAGACAATCGGGGCAGCGGTCGTACGGTGCACCGCCGATGGGGCAGCCGTCgtcggcagcagcaaccacgACGCCGCACGGCTTGCGCAACGAGAGCTATTACATGGCGACGAAGGACCACTGGAGCACGACCTCGTCCGCGACGAGCCTGAACGGCAGCAACGTGGTGCTGATCGAGGAGGATCCGGAACCAACCTCACC CACCTTCCACATCACCCGCTCGCTGGAAGGGACTGCCGGTGGGCCCAGTGGCGGTGTGCTGGGCAACGGGAACACCTCCACCCCGAACGGTGCAGACGCAACGTACGCCTCCCAGCTGTCGCTCGAAACCAACCCGCCACCGTCGGACGCGTTCAGCCGGGACGCGATCGGGCGCCGCTCGATGTCGGAGAAGCATCACGCCGCGATGGACGCGCGGGAGACGGGCACCTACCAGCGCAACAAGAAGCTGCGCGAGAAGCGCGACCGGGACAGCAAGCTGCTGATGAGTGGGTCGGGCACGAGCGGTGCCGGCGGTTCGCTCGAGTCGATCGATCTGCACCACATGGCGCGAATGAACAGcctgaagcagcagcagcaccaccaccaccagcagcaccacggtGAGGGCAAAACGACGACGGCTGCCCTAGCGGCCCATCTGCTGCGGGCCGAGGCGCAGGACCAGCTGGGCGATCTTGGCCCGTCGCTCGGGATGAAGAAATCCTCCAGCCTGGAGTCGCTGCAGACGATGGTGCAGGAGATACAGATGGCGGACGAGCCGCGCGGACCGAACGCATTGCGCACACCGCGTGGCCGCGGTCGGGAGGAGATCCTACGGGCCGTGGTGGAACAACCGGCGGAAACGC AAGCGAAAAAGCACTGGCTGCTCGAGGACGGCCCAGCTGGCGGCGGCGCACCCGGCGAGTTCCCAGACGGTGGGTTCGTCTCGCGCAACAGCCCCTTCCAGTCGTCGCTGAACGATGGCAAAGGGGGCGCGAAGCTGCGGGCGAAGAAGAGTGGCGGGCTGCTGCGCGGCATCGGGCACATGTTCCGGTTCGGCAAGCACCGCAAGGACGTGATCGTGCCGACCGGTACGATCACCTCGACCGCACCGGGCGAGCCGGCCATCGACTACACCGGCCCGTCGACGCTGCTGCCTCCAGCCCCACCACCAGCCAGTGGAGGTATGGCGGACAGTGGTGGTGGGGGACAGAagagtagtagtggtggtggaggcAACAGCAATACCATCTCGAAGCGAGCCGCCGCCGCACTGAACAGCAGCGggggcaacagcagcagtgcgacgtccgccgccgccgctgccgcctcCCGGTACGTCGTGTACGATCCGAGCTCGGTCGAGCGGTCCGCCTCGTCCGGTGTCGTCTACGGCCACAGCCAACCGCCCCACTACCAGCCGCCGCCCCCACCCCCACCGGCCTCTGGTGGGCCGCCCGGCACCTCGATACACCACACGGACGTGTTTAACCATCGCTACTCGCACTACGTCAACTACgaggagctgcagcagcagataaG CCGACGCCATCATCTGTATCACTCGCAACGCTCCGCTCGCAACACACCGCCCATGATGGATATGGGCCTTTCCGCCTCGATCgctcagcaacagcagcaacagcaacagcagcagcaacagcaacagcagcaaaagcatcTACATTCCTCCTCCACCCTGTCCAGCCAGCAGGGCAAATACAAAAGCAGCCGGCCCGTCTCGAGCTACCACGACGGCGGTGGCTACGAAACGATCTCCACCACCGGGccaccatcgtcgtcgtcgtcgtcggtccATCACCGCAAGGAACCGTCCACTAGCAGCAGCGGGGGTGGAGGCGCCGGTCCGACGAACGAGGACAGCGGTACGAACGGCGGCGAGTGGCACAGCCATCCGGGCGCGACCGGTGCGGGCGGCTCGATACGCAACATGCGTGGCCCGTTCGTGACGCAAgtgaaaattcaaaatcaactGTCATACCAATag